The Medicago truncatula cultivar Jemalong A17 chromosome 7, MtrunA17r5.0-ANR, whole genome shotgun sequence genome includes the window tatatatttaagtggtaaagtttgaatttttatatttatatatgaaaacatgATTTGAATTGATGTGTGTAATGAAAGTTTTGGTTTCTTATTTTGTGTGTAAATGATGATATTAATTCTATGTTATTTGTGATtatagtttgaatttttattatgtCTGAAAGCAATGAAATGAGTTTTGAGAATGCAaattttgttcttgtatgtgagttttctctttgttttcctAAGTGCcggttattttatttgattgtggTTGCCTAAGTGgcagaaattatatttttactatcaTCATGCATTTCCTATGTGATGCCTTATTGGCGGACAAATCTCTTTTCATCATTATGGCATGACATGTGCATATTTTGTGTGATGCATGTCGTGGGTTAAATATTATGTGTGATGTCTTAGTGGCGGGTTGACCTTATCTGGATCATTTAGTTCTCAGGAGCATGCATCTTACGCATAATTGCATTTGAATCCATTATATTTTTGTGATCAATTACTTAGTATTTTCTATCTTTACCTTTTCTCTTTCAAGATCAGTTACTTACCTGAAAGAGGAAGGCCAAATGACAATGGGAAAATATGCTGCTGatatttcctccattaaagaaGCACATGCTAGAATTAAATCATTGATCCGAAAAACTCCAGTTCTCTCCTCCAACTCTCTGAATGACATATCAAGAAGAAAACTATATTTTAAGtgtgaaaattttcaaaagagGTGAGAgatgaattttttatgaattcattaatatttggatttttcCCCACTAATTTTTTTGAGTTATCTGGTTTACTCTATCTACTGTTATactcttgaaaaaaataataaagaagaaatgactatataatattttcttctGTATTCTATGTCGTTAGCGGAGCTTTTAAATTTAGAGGTGCCTGCAATGCTGTTTTCTCTCTCACAGATGAAGATGCTTCTAAAGGTGTTATAACACACAGCAGGTTTGTTTTATGCAATAAatacataagttattttttcaaatctgATTCAGTTAATTTATTCTCTTCTAATGTTGTTCTCTGAAATCAGTGGAAATCATGCTGCTGCATTGGCTTTGGCAGCAAAACTAAGGGGAATCCCTGCATACGTTGTTACTCCAAAAAATGTGCCAATTTGTAAACTTGAGAATGTTAAGAGGTATGATGGTAAGGTTAACTTTTCTGAGGCCAACATAAGGTCAAGAGATGAAGTTGCGTATATATTACGACAAGAAACCGGTGCTATATTTATACCTTCTTCTAATGATGGCCGCATACTGAGGTAGAGTGTCGAATGTTGATTAATGTTGATTATAGATCATCCAAGACTTatttagataaacaacttaattttgtGTTAGTAGCAAAAACACTTATTATATAAGTACTTActtataaataagttatttctgtactaaaagataaaataaggtcaaattatttaatataagcTATAACCTAATTTTTATCCGTTATAATCATTTTTCagtgttgaattgattttttgagCTATAATAATAAGATCTACAACAAcatgttacttttatttattaaacttcTAAAACTTGATGTCTAAAATATGTTATAGGGAACTGTGACTTGCTTTTGCTAAGCATTGCTCTTTGACATGTTTAGTTGATCTTGCAGTGGCCAAGGTACCATATCCTTGGAGCTTTTGGAACAAGCCCCTCAGATTGATACTCTTGTAGTACCTATAAGTGGTTTGTTCTCATTTTTATGTTAATCCATCAAccaaatgttttaaaattttcataaattttagtATTCTCTTCTCGATTTTccaacaaaatgaaaattgtaGGCGGTGGTATGGCATCGGGAGTAGCATTAGCTGCCAAGGCCATTAACCCGTCTATTCGGATTTTGGCTGCTGAGCCAAAAGGAGCTGATGATGCAGCGCAATCTAAAGCAGCTGGGAGGATAATAACATTGCCTGAGGTCAATACCATAGCAGATGGGCTCCGAGCATGTCTCGGAAATTTTACATggtaaaatcaaatattttgcaATAAATTTTTGTGGTCTTACGATTAACTTGTCGAATTTTCTATGACACAGGCCTGTTGTACGAGATCTTGTTGATGACATAATAACTGTGGAAGATAGTGAAATTGTGAAAGCCATGAAACTATGTTTTGAAATtctaaagattgttgttgaacCAAGTGGAGCAATCGGCCTTGCTGCTGTCTTATCAAAAACTTTTCAGAAAAATGATGCTTGGAAGGATAGCAAGCATATAGGAATAGTAATTTCAGGTGGCAATGTTGATATGGCAGTGCTTTGGAattatttgaacaaatcaaaatgactTTTCGTTATTATTCAATTACTGATGTAAAAGTTTGTGTGGATTAATATCTCAATGCTACTAGCATttactaatttaaaataaaatatatttgaattaaTTCGAAATTTATACAACTTGAGTATTTTACATACCATTTATTTGAatttacaaataatattttattgtaatttaAACGGCACCAAACGGCACAGGTTTTATCCCTAcatctcaatttattttaagaaatttgagttttttttatatttttttttttatattgtgtaAGCAAGTTTGTTAAAAacaatagggttaatagtgtttttaacccctgtaatatatgtcattttcggttttcgcccctataaaattttcggtttgatttgcaccctcgtaaaaattttattttctggaaaacacccctaataggccattttcagaattttttttcaagaaatttttgtttttgaatggcctattaagggtgttttccagaaaataaaaaatttacgagggtgcaaatcaaaccgaaaattttataggggcgaaaaccggaaatgacatatattacaggggtgaaaaatactattaacccAAAACAATAACATGAAATCATGAAATAAAGTTGTGGATACATtatgaaggaagaaaaaatagattatAACATACAGCCATCAAATTTTCCTCAAGATTGTTCTCATCATAAATgtaagaagaaatttgaattttactGTATTTGCCAAGTTGAAGTATACATATTTGATCAATATTATAAgtgaaaatgtaattttttagatttattgaatgaGTGATGAATATGATCTCTAATATAGATCATGTAATCATTTAtcgaataaatttaaaatatagatttttgaaTATAATAGTAACTAGTGGTGATAGTAGATGTAGAGTATTGttatactccttccgtcccaaattatatgtcgctttagggaaaaaaatttgttccaaattatatgtcgctttacaataccaatgcaacattaatgttacttttccaattataaccttaactatttattattatctcttctttcaattctttcatttatcttttccatattatttattaaggacaattttgtaaaacaactcataatatctttttttcacACAATATTaaatgcatttcttaatatgcgtgaaatgcccaaaacgtcatacaatttgggacggagggagtatagcACAAGAgaccatatatttttttaagtaatgatatttgtacaactattttgtaaaaaatttatatctcatactcatatgagtgtttactctttttttctttttctttctctattactgttgaccaataagaagagaagaaaaatgttacaaaagttgtcaagaaatgattgttcaaatatcattactctatttttttatttttttttatcaaatataaatttttccttttaatgATATGAACTTACGTGGcttctaaaaatataaatttttttatcaaatattgtATGCATTGACATGAAAATATCTTACAAATATCTCACAGATATTGGTCATAATTCCATCTCAAGGAATATATAGATCGGTGTaatacaaaccaaaaaaaaaccatatgATAAGGCTATCTACTCgagaaggaagaagacccaaatAGTGTGTAGAAAATGAATGAACATGTTAATTAATATGATCAATCTTATTACTTACACGTGACAGTGCATAGCTGTGTCACGTAGCATAGAATTTTCTAGCAAATACAAGAATTCTCAACCTATATTACTTCCAGCACATTCTAACTTTGTATTGTATAAACCTCCTATAAATAAAAACCACCTTGCACTTTGTATTGTATAACAtacatcataaacataaataaactttctttgtagcaagcAGCAATGAAGCCAATCGACGAGAAACAAGAGACGGTAACAATAAGAGCAGTGAGTCACGACgaagaaggaaaaaagagaGTTGAAAAAACAGAACTAAACACACACAACATAGACACAATCAAACATGTGGAGAAGAAACTCATCAACAACGGTGTCCAACGTCTGGACCGCCACCCTGTCGACGGCATAGGCATTGGCCGTGGACCGCCGAAGTCTGGTCGTGGTGGTAAGTTTACTTGGGAAGGTCCGGCTGATATGGTTGATAATATGCTTGATCCGGCGCCGGCGGCTATGGATGAGAATGATCCTAATTATGTAGACGAGGAAGATGGAGAGGATGCTGCTAAGGAGTTGATTGTTGGTGATGTTGATGTTGCTAAGGTTGGTGGGGAAAGAGATGGTGTTGCTAGAGTTGATGTTGATCCTCGTTTGGTTGCTAATTAATCTCTTcattgatttagtttgtttaattttattttttaagttggtTGTTTGTGTTGTaatatgttgattatgtggAATGTGTGATCCGTTGTAAATATAATCAAGCAAGAATGTAACAGTTTGTTTAAATTTCCTTATTAATCTTTTGCAGAATCCAGAGTGAAACAGATAAAAGAAATAATAGGAACTACAGGGTTTATTATTTGCATATCTCAACCAGAGTGTTTCTCTATAGAACTCGAAACTGAGATTTTGCTCAAAAAACCAATTTAGTaatgttgttgatttttctaatgtcatatattttctttttttttagggataatgtcatgttatcattttttataagatattTATCGAAAAGTGATAGTTACATACTTGCAGATCTTTCTATATTTGAAGCTAGCTTCAGCTTTCTAAAATTGATGTTGCAATTTAAAAGTCTGTTAGTGAAAATAGACATTTATCAAATGGCCGTGGAAGTTTTTGCTCAACTAGTAAATATCTAGATCCGATGTCATAATTCGGATCGAATTCAAGATTAGTtacttgtgtgtgagtttttaaATGGTTATTGTTACTTTCATTTGAAGAGATCATGGATCcataaaaaagttatttgtaTATCTTACTTACAATGTAAGTGTTAATATAATATAGATGATGCTAATTCTTTATATGAAAGAAATTTTGAGTGAAAGGATGATGCTCATGATTAAGGTAGTTGGACCATCACAACTTTGAATTTCGATTTAATCCTTACCTCTTAAGACCCATATGCTCATCATGTTCAAATAAATTAGCCCATAACCCGAATATAAGCACACTCATCAGGAAGGGTTATTACATGTGGTTTTACTCGGTCAAGCATTGAGCACCTCCCACTCTTTATATTGAGGCCTAGTAGAAACCCTATAGATCTACCTATATATCTACTATTTAACCAAATGACTAAACACGCAGGGTCTTGATCACGAGACATCGCTAGCAAGGTCCATCTTAAAATACTTAGACATAACACTCGTGAAGAGCTTGAAGTTTAAAGAACACTCACATATTACCTTTATCTCTCTTTAGAGGCACTAACGAGGTTCTTATGaatctaatatatatttttttaccattgaATCATAATCTTGATGTTAGATAATACAAACTTTGCCTCAAAAAATGACGATGCTAAGCTTGatcttctatttttttgttgttcccattttttaattttcagtttgatcattgatgagaaaaagaaacaagtttactttgatatttaaaaatgtgTACAATGTTCTTTACACAGTTATCTCATTCAATTTTTAACCATATAGGTATACATAATAtaatgagaattgttgttcccacatatagtatggttgtgccacacgagtaaaatacgaaaatgcccttcggcagttaactaccgaagtttgtAGTGAACCGGCGGCAGCttactaccgaggaaaactgaacatAACCAGAACGCAGAAACTCAGTTTTCCAGTATTGCTtcattcttcaaaatcattccaAACCATCCAACTTCTTCAAATTCGATTTTTCAGCAAAATCAAGTgcatcatctccatttaatcacaagtaagtatcttgactcattgtttatcataatgttagtttgggtaggttttttttttaaaaaaaatggtagttttcatgTGGTTAGAGTTGATGTAgctgaattgaattttttatgagtgcatgtagtttataattgaatgtagttggtttaattgatgattgaatgatgttagggtataatgtggttttgaatggtggcaaaataacacattttgagtatgtttgatactttgcacacaaagtgtttgataaaatgtgtcaatgacaattttattgattatttagttagtttaggtattGGATACGATCTTGATTGTAATTCGAAAACGTGTATGTTGAATTAAGTTGAATGCATattgaaaaagtgtatattgaattaggttgaatgtgtatattgaattatgtttagtttaggttgaatgtgtatgataatgcatttgattttttgcgtttgaatattaatgataatgtgtatgataatgtttaggttcaatcaatgtctttattttggtaaagtggtttaatgtgaaagcggttatgtttaggttatgtttaggttgaatgtgaaagtgtaggttttgtttaggtttactgtttgttgataaagtggttgaatgatattaatttttattttttattttttgtagatatggccgatcaggaccccattgatccatcgaagatgattggtggtaggcgtgccatgactcagagccaccgcAGGGAGAGACAGAGTggccacatcccaaagaggggtagaggtcggaggggagatggctcaggaagctctcaggctacacagcctgaggagtcacaggttgttgacccgtcacagcctgttgaccagactggggtggagtacctgaactatcaggatcaggtacatcATGATGTGACGGATGGTGGATATGAGCAGGATGCAGGAGACgaggatgacattgcagcagctgctgcaccggaggtgttacctacggccctccctttcctggtggaccggctgacttgtccttgctccactcttatgccggtcatgtggcgttgccactctggtataattcaaataatgtaagtgtatttttttttaattgttttttctttatgttaaaatattttctttaatttaaatgtgtgtttgtttaattattatatccacttttatatgtgttttttttaattggtttttctttatgttaaaatattttctttaatttaaatgtgtgtttgtttaattattaaatccacttttatatgtgtttttttaattggtttttctttatgttaaaatattttctttaaatgtgtgtttgtttttattattatatccacctctatatgtgttttttttaattctttttctttatgtttaattattttctttaaatgtgtgtttgttttaattattatatacattgttatatgtttatttttttaattctattttttaggtttaattgttttgtttatatgtgtttttaattattatatacactgttatacattgttatgtgtttttatgtttaattattatatccatatttttttttctattatttcaggttcgtaagacccgcgtgcttaaaccgattaatcatggggcgAAGATTCTCACTCTCGGACGCCCTAACGGGAATGAAAATTGGTTTTGGGATGCGCTTCAGCAGAGCGGGCTACATGATTTGGTCTACTTGGGGTACTCCaccgtgcctcatgccctgctgcttactttatgcgagaggtggcatccggagaccagcaccttccacatgccgatgggggagatgactgtgacattggatgatgtcgcatgtctcacgcatcttcctattgaggggcggatgttggaccatgggaagaagatgcccaagcatgagggagcggcactgCTGATGACGTATCTGGGTGTGGCCCAGCATGAGGCTGAGAAGATCTGCAACCATgagtacggtgggtacattagctacccCAGGCTGAGGGACTTCTATACCTggtaccttggtagggccaacGTATTGGCGGGTACGGAGGATCTTGAGGAGGTTGAGGAGCTGGAGAGGGTCAGGACATACTGCGTCCGGTGTTACCTTCTGTACTTggtcggatgcttgttgtttggcgatagaagcaacaagcgcatcgaGCTGATATATTTGACGACCGTGGCGGACGGCTAcgcagggatgcgtaattattcctggggagCTATGACCCTCGCCTACTTATACGGCGAGTTGGCGGATGCATGTAGGCCTGGACACAGAGCGCTTGGggggagcgtgacactgctcactgtaagaaaactgaaattttatatttatgttaactttatttttttgtgaacttttaattttttgttatatttttccgtgcgtaataatttataaatgttatttgtttggtttgtgcaggcatggtttttggcgcattttccagGGTTTTTCAGTGTTGATCTCAACACTGACTACCTGGAAAACTATCCGGTtgcagcgaggtggaagctccagaagggtcatggggaggggatcacgtatcggtcactgctcgatcgtatacagttagatgatgtatgctggaggccgtacgaggagcacagagagatccatgacttcgaggaggttttctggtattctggatggattatgtgcggcgtccgtagggtgtaccgtcacttgcccgagagggttttgaggcagtacggatacgtgCAGACCATCCCCAGACATCCGACTGATGTTAGGGACCTCCCCCCGCCTTCCATTGTGCAGATgttcgtcgacttccgcactcacacgcttaaggcggacgctcggggtgagcaggcaggagagGATACATGGCGGGTGGCGGATGGCTATGTCCTgtggtacactagggtgtctcaccctcagatcttgccacctattccaggagatcttccgaggcctgcaaatgaagagcagatcattgcagagcagtgacagcggtatgaggcgagaagctcgcctgatACCTGTGACATGGTTAGTGGCGctgttgcctacgctgatgcgcagttaggccaggaggaggtcatgagcatgacccctcagcagtggtttgaggccatgacccatatgagggagcagatcgcgcTGATTTTGACCAGGAGGTGAgcccagaggccgaggaggaggcaccatcatcaggatcaggaccagtagtactattttccttttttaggacttattttttagttttagtcttttgatgacattgagttatgtatatttgtatatttgtatatttctactttgatgacattatttttaatttcatgggctttttttactttgtttaatgtacaaaaatgttggtttaattaagttgtgtatttgcaccaatatttatttgttatttgaactgttatgattgattttaaaacTTTGTGTAAAAATACTGTTAGAatgattttgaaatgttttttagttgaagatttcctcggtagttaactaccgaaattGTTTAAGttcagatttcctcggcagttaacttccgaggttttcctcggcagttaactgccgccggtttcctaaaaacttcggtagcaaactgccgaaggacattttcgtattttactcgtgtggcacagccacaCAACATGTGGGAATAGCAATTctctaatataatatattttcctATTAGTGACACAATAGTAAAAAAA containing:
- the LOC25499379 gene encoding serine racemase codes for the protein FVINYLVFSIFTFSLSRSVTYLKEEGQMTMGKYAADISSIKEAHARIKSLIRKTPVLSSNSLNDISRRKLYFKCENFQKSGAFKFRGACNAVFSLTDEDASKGVITHSSGNHAAALALAAKLRGIPAYVVTPKNVPICKLENVKRYDGKVNFSEANIRSRDEVAYILRQETGAIFIPSSNDGRILSGQGTISLELLEQAPQIDTLVVPISGGGMASGVALAAKAINPSIRILAAEPKGADDAAQSKAAGRIITLPEVNTIADGLRACLGNFTWPVVRDLVDDIITVEDSEIVKAMKLCFEILKIVVEPSGAIGLAAVLSKTFQKNDAWKDSKHIGIVISGGNVDMAVLWNYLNKSK
- the LOC120577146 gene encoding protein MAINTENANCE OF MERISTEMS-like, whose amino-acid sequence is MTYLGVAQHEAEKICNHEYGGYISYPRLRDFYTWYLGRANVLAGTEDLEEVEELERVRTYCVRCYLLYLVGCLLFGDRSNKRIELIYLTTVADGYAGMRNYSWGAMTLAYLYGELADACRPGHRALGGSVTLLTAWFLAHFPGFFSVDLNTDYLENYPVAARWKLQKGHGEGITYRSLLDRIQLDDVCWRPYEEHREIHDFEEVFWYSGWIMCGVRRVYRHLPERVLRQYGYVQTIPRHPTDVRDLPPPSIVQMFVDFRTHTLKADARGEQAGEDTWRVADGYVLWYTRVSHPQILPPIPGDLPRPANEEQIIAEQ
- the LOC25499380 gene encoding uncharacterized protein, encoding MKPIDEKQETVTIRAVSHDEEGKKRVEKTELNTHNIDTIKHVEKKLINNGVQRLDRHPVDGIGIGRGPPKSGRGGKFTWEGPADMVDNMLDPAPAAMDENDPNYVDEEDGEDAAKELIVGDVDVAKVGGERDGVARVDVDPRLVAN